One Aneurinibacillus migulanus genomic region harbors:
- the smc gene encoding chromosome segregation protein SMC — protein sequence MYLKRLEITGFKSFADRTELEFVPGVTAVVGPNGSGKSNISDAIRWVLGEQSAKSLRGAKMEDIIFSGSDSRKPVNFCEVSLTLDNTDQRIKMDFSEITVTRRVYRSGESEYSINRQSCRLRDIVELFMDTGVGKEAYSVIGQGRIEEILSTRSEDRRALFEEAAGIVKYKARKKEAVKKLDETEQNLVRVQDIMGEIEEQIQPLEEQAEKARSYLSLKETLAEHEIGLYVKQFDLLHSEWEEMKTCVDKLESEQVERSASINSMDAKTADLRAFANEQDQVLEELQQRLLDVTEEGEKKEGLREVLRERLRNYSKNKQDARGKAVALNQKQEALRNAITEAGRQLEIAGEEVARLEKELQLEQKRYMNFARFSDGDIERLKADYFDILNQMASMRNEIRHHQQAIETNRHRWERLEASNQQLIEQKEGLAERRSELTLELEKVSTDLLESIDTFKKQMAAQKEKAEQKSRWLEALREGEHKLNSLRSRHDVMKEMQADFSGFMQGVKEILKAREHGFAGIEGAVAELISVEKQYETAIEIALGGALQHVVVENEAVGRQAIGLLKQRRAGRATFLPLDVIKPRQLPAGERARVADMEGVIGVAAELIGYAERYQHVIYNLLGSVVVTKTLEQANAVARALQYRYRIVTLEGDVVNPGGSMSGGSVQQKSNQLLGRQRQLEQLEEEIERQKQANADIYARLEALAVEEESWEHKQEEMRAAGERLRLREQEIKGLLRELDNSEKTIAERWEFFQQDQSVLDQERKQAKHRIAALEEELEELTIAEQEKQQEIEAAEHSKKEKETNKEALNARITELKVQLATRREQYEARQTEYARLDTDLQEVTTELEVTSKTLLMLDSGSATSDEEEEKLDLEIRTLRAEKEKYGTHIQEQRKKRQEVQARLAQQEAETKEMRRQLKEIEENLHKHEVKVERMDVELDNLLHKLREEYELSYEMAKESYSQPDDIDEAVRMVKGIKQRIAALGTVNLGSIQEYERLHERQEFLLSQHRDLSEAKATLYHVISDIEAEMSRRFKETFEAIREQFQTVFTQLFGGGRADLQLSNPDNLLETGIEIVAQPPGKKLQYLALLSGGEKALTAIALLFSILRVKPVPFCVLDEVEAALDEANVTRFSQYLREFCANTQFIVVTHRRGTMEGADVLYGVTMQESGVSKLVSVRLEDETMVS from the coding sequence ATGTATTTAAAGCGCCTCGAAATTACAGGATTTAAATCGTTCGCTGACCGCACAGAATTGGAATTTGTGCCGGGCGTAACGGCCGTTGTTGGCCCGAACGGCAGCGGCAAAAGCAATATCTCCGACGCTATCCGTTGGGTACTCGGCGAGCAGAGCGCGAAATCACTGCGCGGTGCGAAGATGGAGGATATTATTTTCTCGGGAAGTGATTCACGTAAGCCCGTGAATTTCTGCGAAGTGTCCCTGACGCTTGATAATACTGACCAGCGGATAAAGATGGATTTCTCCGAGATTACGGTTACCCGTAGGGTTTATCGTTCTGGTGAAAGCGAATATTCCATTAATCGGCAGAGTTGTCGATTGCGGGATATTGTGGAATTATTCATGGATACCGGTGTCGGCAAAGAAGCGTATTCTGTTATCGGCCAGGGCCGAATTGAAGAGATTCTCAGTACCCGCTCTGAGGATCGGCGGGCGCTGTTTGAAGAAGCGGCCGGAATCGTGAAATATAAAGCACGCAAAAAAGAAGCCGTAAAGAAACTTGATGAGACAGAGCAGAATTTAGTACGCGTTCAGGATATTATGGGAGAAATCGAGGAACAGATTCAACCACTTGAAGAGCAGGCAGAAAAGGCAAGGTCGTATCTCTCACTGAAGGAAACGCTCGCCGAGCATGAAATTGGTCTATACGTCAAGCAATTTGATTTGCTGCATAGCGAGTGGGAAGAGATGAAGACATGCGTGGACAAGCTAGAAAGTGAACAGGTGGAGCGTTCCGCCAGTATTAACAGTATGGATGCTAAGACTGCTGATTTGCGCGCATTTGCGAACGAGCAGGATCAAGTGCTTGAAGAGCTCCAACAACGGTTGCTTGATGTTACCGAAGAAGGAGAGAAAAAAGAGGGTCTGCGTGAAGTTTTACGTGAACGTCTACGTAATTACAGTAAAAATAAACAAGATGCACGTGGTAAAGCGGTAGCGCTCAACCAAAAGCAGGAGGCATTACGCAATGCCATTACAGAAGCCGGACGACAATTAGAAATAGCAGGCGAAGAAGTGGCAAGGCTGGAAAAAGAACTCCAGCTTGAACAGAAGCGTTATATGAACTTTGCCCGGTTCTCCGATGGGGACATCGAGCGTTTAAAGGCCGATTATTTCGATATTCTGAATCAAATGGCATCAATGCGAAATGAAATTCGTCACCATCAACAAGCGATAGAGACCAATCGACACCGATGGGAGCGTCTTGAGGCAAGCAATCAGCAACTCATTGAGCAGAAGGAGGGCCTAGCGGAGCGCAGGTCAGAGCTTACCCTAGAGTTGGAAAAAGTGTCAACCGACCTTCTTGAAAGCATCGATACGTTTAAAAAGCAGATGGCGGCACAAAAAGAAAAGGCCGAACAAAAATCACGCTGGCTTGAAGCGCTGCGCGAAGGTGAGCACAAGCTGAATAGCCTTCGTTCACGACACGATGTGATGAAGGAGATGCAAGCTGATTTTTCTGGCTTTATGCAAGGTGTAAAGGAAATTCTCAAAGCGCGCGAGCATGGTTTTGCCGGAATAGAAGGCGCTGTGGCTGAATTAATATCGGTCGAAAAACAGTATGAAACCGCGATCGAGATTGCGTTAGGGGGCGCTCTACAACATGTTGTAGTAGAGAACGAGGCGGTAGGTCGCCAGGCGATAGGCCTCCTAAAGCAGCGCCGGGCCGGACGAGCGACGTTTCTTCCGCTTGATGTTATCAAACCGCGCCAGTTGCCGGCGGGTGAGCGTGCCCGCGTGGCGGATATGGAGGGGGTCATTGGCGTTGCTGCAGAGCTAATTGGTTATGCGGAACGTTACCAACATGTCATCTATAACCTTCTGGGGAGTGTAGTAGTCACTAAAACGCTGGAGCAGGCCAATGCGGTTGCAAGAGCCCTTCAATATCGTTACCGTATTGTGACGCTTGAAGGTGATGTCGTAAATCCGGGCGGATCGATGAGTGGTGGATCGGTACAGCAGAAGTCGAATCAACTTCTAGGGCGTCAGCGTCAGCTAGAGCAACTCGAAGAAGAAATCGAACGGCAAAAACAGGCGAATGCCGATATCTATGCTCGATTGGAAGCGCTGGCAGTGGAAGAAGAATCGTGGGAGCATAAGCAGGAAGAGATGCGGGCGGCTGGCGAGCGGCTTCGCTTAAGAGAGCAAGAGATAAAAGGGCTATTACGCGAGCTAGATAATTCAGAGAAAACAATTGCAGAACGCTGGGAATTCTTCCAGCAGGATCAGTCCGTGCTCGATCAAGAACGAAAGCAGGCAAAACATCGCATTGCTGCACTGGAAGAAGAACTTGAAGAATTAACTATCGCGGAACAGGAAAAGCAGCAGGAAATCGAGGCTGCGGAGCATAGCAAGAAAGAGAAGGAAACAAATAAGGAAGCGCTAAATGCCCGCATCACCGAACTGAAGGTGCAACTCGCCACACGCAGGGAGCAGTACGAAGCACGACAGACAGAATATGCCCGTTTGGATACAGACCTGCAAGAGGTTACGACAGAGTTGGAAGTGACCAGCAAAACGCTACTTATGCTTGACTCCGGCAGCGCTACAAGCGATGAAGAGGAAGAGAAGCTCGACCTGGAAATCCGCACCCTACGGGCTGAGAAAGAGAAGTACGGTACGCATATCCAGGAACAGCGCAAAAAACGTCAGGAAGTACAGGCGCGTCTGGCACAGCAAGAAGCGGAAACGAAAGAAATGCGCCGTCAGCTCAAAGAAATAGAAGAAAACCTTCATAAGCATGAAGTAAAAGTAGAGCGAATGGATGTCGAACTGGATAATCTCTTACACAAGTTGCGTGAAGAGTATGAGCTAAGCTATGAAATGGCTAAGGAGAGCTATTCGCAGCCGGATGATATTGATGAAGCCGTGAGAATGGTGAAAGGCATCAAGCAGCGAATCGCAGCTCTTGGAACGGTTAATCTCGGTTCAATTCAAGAGTATGAACGCTTGCACGAGCGGCAGGAGTTCCTCCTGTCCCAGCATCGAGATTTGAGTGAAGCGAAGGCAACGCTCTACCATGTCATTTCAGATATCGAAGCTGAGATGTCACGCCGCTTTAAAGAGACCTTTGAGGCGATCCGTGAGCAGTTCCAGACTGTCTTTACACAGCTGTTCGGCGGTGGACGCGCGGACTTGCAGTTGTCTAATCCGGACAATCTGCTTGAGACAGGGATTGAAATCGTGGCGCAGCCGCCAGGGAAAAAGTTGCAGTATCTGGCACTTCTCTCTGGTGGGGAAAAAGCGCTTACTGCGATTGCGCTATTGTTTTCTATTTTGCGTGTCAAGCCGGTACCGTTCTGTGTGCTGGATGAAGTGGAGGCAGCATTGGATGAGGCGAATGTCACTCGTTTCTCCCAATACTTGCGAGAATTCTGTGCTAACACACAGTTTATCGTTGTTACGCACCGACGCGGTACAATGGAGGGAGCGGATGTTTTGTATGGTGTGACCATGCAAGAATCCGGTGTATCAAAACTTGTTTCCGTTCGTTTAGAAGACGAGACGATGGTATCGTAA
- the ftsY gene encoding signal recognition particle-docking protein FtsY: MSFFKKLKEKISGQTEAITHKFKEGLTKTRGAFERVEDLVRRYKRIDDEFYEELEDILISADVGVNTVMELVDELRSEARKQKIENAHDLQPLLSEKLVGLLQEKKEDTSLNIEEGRLNIILFVGVNGVGKTTTIGKMAHMFKSQGKKVLLAAGDTFRAGAIDQLEVWGERVGVEVIKQQQGSDPAAVIYDGIHNARARKADILLCDTAGRLQNKVNLMEELAKIRRVISREIPDAPHETLLVLDATTGQNALSQAKAFSQSAELSGIVLTKLDGTAKGGIVIAIRNELQVPVKFVGLGEKMDDLQPFDAEQFVHALFATSIEKEAEMEKEGE, from the coding sequence ATGAGTTTCTTTAAAAAGCTAAAAGAAAAAATCTCGGGTCAAACCGAAGCGATTACACACAAGTTTAAGGAAGGCCTAACAAAAACGCGGGGAGCGTTTGAAAGGGTAGAAGACTTGGTACGCCGTTACAAACGGATTGATGATGAATTCTATGAGGAATTGGAAGACATTCTTATTTCCGCTGATGTCGGTGTGAATACGGTAATGGAACTGGTAGACGAGCTGCGTAGCGAAGCGCGCAAACAGAAAATCGAGAATGCGCATGACCTGCAACCGCTCCTTTCGGAGAAGCTGGTCGGCCTCCTACAGGAAAAGAAGGAAGATACGTCGCTTAACATCGAAGAAGGCCGTTTGAACATCATTTTGTTCGTCGGAGTTAATGGCGTTGGTAAGACGACTACTATCGGCAAGATGGCACATATGTTCAAAAGCCAGGGGAAAAAGGTTCTGCTGGCTGCAGGCGATACATTCCGTGCAGGAGCGATTGATCAGCTTGAGGTGTGGGGCGAGCGTGTCGGGGTAGAAGTGATAAAGCAGCAACAGGGTTCCGACCCGGCTGCCGTTATTTACGATGGTATCCATAATGCCCGGGCGAGAAAAGCGGATATTCTACTATGTGATACTGCCGGCCGTCTACAGAATAAAGTCAATCTGATGGAGGAGCTGGCGAAAATCAGACGGGTTATCTCCCGTGAGATTCCGGATGCACCGCACGAGACTCTGCTCGTGCTTGATGCGACGACTGGTCAGAATGCGCTCAGTCAAGCGAAGGCGTTTAGCCAATCCGCCGAACTATCCGGTATTGTGCTAACGAAACTGGACGGAACGGCTAAAGGTGGTATTGTTATTGCTATCCGTAATGAATTACAAGTGCCTGTGAAATTTGTCGGCCTCGGAGAAAAAATGGACGATTTGCAGCCGTTTGATGCCGAGCAGTTTGTTCATGCACTGTTTGCAACATCGATCGAAAAAGAAGCAGAAATGGAAAAAGAGGGAGAGTAA
- the ylxM gene encoding YlxM family DNA-binding protein — MLEETTRLHLLYDFYGRLLKDRQRKYFEMYYRDDLSLGEIAEIEDISRQAVFEQVKRIARTLEEYERKLGLLARYEKRHTLLEELQRELSMEAPQDSRAMKLTHELLALEMEID, encoded by the coding sequence ATGCTGGAGGAAACCACGCGTCTGCATTTACTGTACGACTTTTATGGGAGGCTGCTGAAAGACAGGCAGCGTAAATACTTTGAGATGTATTACCGTGATGACCTGTCGCTTGGCGAAATCGCCGAAATAGAAGATATTAGCCGACAGGCGGTATTCGAACAGGTTAAACGGATTGCTAGAACGTTAGAAGAGTATGAACGCAAGCTGGGTCTACTGGCTCGTTATGAGAAACGGCACACCCTGCTCGAAGAGCTGCAGCGGGAATTGTCTATGGAAGCGCCGCAAGATTCGCGTGCGATGAAGCTTACGCATGAACTTCTTGCGTTAGAAATGGAAATAGATTAG
- the ffh gene encoding signal recognition particle protein has translation MAFESLASRLQSTFDKLRGKGKVTEEDVTKAMREVRLALLEADVNFKVVKEFVNRVKERAIGQDVLKSLTPGQQVIKVVNDELTELMGGGQSKLAAATRPPTIVMMVGLQGAGKTTTTGKLANYLRGKQNRKPLLVACDIYRPAAIKQLEVVGKQLNIPVFSMGDKVSPVEIAKAAIAHAKEEHLDYVLLDTAGRLHIDETLMGELQEIKEIAKPNEILLVVDAMTGQDAVNVAESFNNQLELTGVVLTKLDGDTKGGAALSVKSVTGTPIKFVGMGEKMDALEPFHPDRMASRILGMGDVLTLIEKAQIDVDEEKAKELERKMRTAEFTFEDFLEQMAQVRKMGPLDELLNMMPGMNKVKGMKDLKVDEGALNRVEAIVRSMTTKEKQQPEIINSSRRKRIAKGSGTSVQEVNRLIKQFEDMRKMMKQFTKMTDKAKKKGGGFKFPFLG, from the coding sequence ATGGCATTTGAAAGCTTAGCCAGCCGACTGCAATCCACGTTTGACAAGCTTCGCGGCAAAGGGAAAGTTACCGAAGAAGACGTTACCAAAGCGATGCGCGAGGTACGTCTCGCTTTGCTCGAAGCGGACGTGAACTTCAAAGTTGTAAAAGAGTTTGTGAACCGAGTCAAGGAGCGGGCTATCGGCCAGGATGTGCTGAAGAGCCTGACACCGGGACAACAGGTTATCAAAGTCGTAAACGATGAATTGACGGAACTGATGGGCGGAGGCCAGAGTAAATTGGCGGCTGCTACTCGTCCCCCTACAATCGTAATGATGGTGGGTCTGCAGGGTGCGGGGAAGACGACGACGACAGGAAAGTTGGCCAATTATCTGCGCGGTAAGCAAAACCGCAAACCGTTGCTTGTGGCTTGCGATATTTATCGTCCAGCTGCGATTAAGCAGCTTGAAGTCGTCGGGAAGCAATTGAATATCCCCGTGTTTTCTATGGGAGATAAAGTGAGTCCGGTCGAAATCGCCAAAGCGGCAATCGCACATGCGAAAGAGGAGCATCTCGACTACGTATTGCTCGATACTGCTGGTCGTCTGCATATCGATGAAACTTTGATGGGCGAGTTGCAGGAAATAAAGGAAATCGCAAAACCGAATGAAATTCTGCTCGTGGTAGATGCAATGACAGGTCAGGATGCTGTTAATGTAGCGGAGAGCTTCAATAATCAGCTTGAGCTGACCGGTGTAGTTCTTACCAAGCTGGACGGTGACACGAAGGGCGGAGCTGCGCTTTCTGTCAAGTCTGTGACTGGTACACCGATTAAATTTGTCGGAATGGGCGAAAAAATGGATGCGCTCGAGCCTTTTCATCCAGATAGGATGGCAAGCCGGATTCTCGGAATGGGCGATGTGTTAACACTCATCGAGAAAGCGCAAATTGACGTAGACGAAGAAAAAGCCAAAGAGCTAGAGCGCAAGATGCGTACCGCTGAGTTTACATTTGAAGATTTCCTGGAGCAGATGGCTCAAGTCCGTAAGATGGGTCCGCTCGATGAATTGCTTAATATGATGCCGGGTATGAACAAAGTCAAAGGAATGAAAGATTTGAAGGTCGACGAGGGCGCCTTAAACCGGGTTGAAGCGATCGTTCGTTCCATGACGACGAAAGAGAAGCAGCAACCGGAAATCATTAATTCCAGCCGTCGTAAACGTATCGCTAAAGGCAGCGGAACGAGCGTTCAGGAAGTGAACCGTCTCATTAAGCAATTCGAAGATATGCGCAAGATGATGAAGCAATTTACGAAAATGACGGACAAAGCAAAGAAAAAAGGCGGCGGATTTAAATTTCCGTTCCTTGGATAG
- the rpsP gene encoding 30S ribosomal protein S16, giving the protein MAVKIRLKRMGQKKAPFYRVVVADSRAPRDGRFIEEIGTYNPVTQPAEVQIDEEKALKWLTTGAQPTDTVRNLFRKQGLMQKFHEAKNSKK; this is encoded by the coding sequence ATGGCAGTTAAAATTCGCTTAAAACGTATGGGTCAAAAGAAAGCCCCTTTCTATCGTGTAGTAGTAGCAGATTCTCGCGCGCCGCGTGACGGCCGCTTCATCGAAGAAATCGGAACATACAATCCGGTAACGCAACCAGCAGAAGTTCAAATCGACGAAGAAAAAGCGTTGAAATGGCTTACTACAGGTGCTCAACCGACAGATACTGTTCGTAACCTGTTCCGTAAACAAGGTCTGATGCAGAAATTCCACGAAGCAAAAAACAGCAAGAAGTAA